In Arthrobacter citreus, a single genomic region encodes these proteins:
- the pbp4b gene encoding penicillin binding protein PBP4B, protein MKQTKNSENFPVLKKVKRPEEVGFSSEKLKQVDELIQQDVDHGFPGAVLMIIKDGKIVKNTAYGYAKKYDGLTPLKHPEKMKTTTMFDLASNTKMYAVNFALQHLVSLGKIDLNSTVQSYFPNFKDKPTDVIKGKDTLRLIDILHHTAGFPADPQYHNLSVAGSLYTQDRNETLEKIAETPLEYVPGTKNIYSDVDYMILGFIIEKVTGQRLDDYVENTIYKPLGLKHTMFNPLQKGFKPKDFAATELEGNTRDGVISFPNIRTYTLQGEVHDEKAYYSMGGVSGHAGLFSTTNDLAVLLQVMLNGGGYGKVKLFDQKTVDQFTAPSDLNPTYGLGWRRNGSSSMASTFGLYASPNAIGHTGWVGTLTIIDPDNDLGIVLLTNKKHSPVIDPATNPNKFEGDDFATGQYKAVATAVYEALLK, encoded by the coding sequence ATGAAACAAACCAAAAATAGTGAGAACTTTCCTGTATTAAAGAAAGTTAAACGGCCTGAAGAAGTCGGATTCTCATCTGAAAAACTAAAACAAGTAGATGAATTGATCCAACAAGACGTAGACCATGGTTTTCCTGGTGCAGTTCTAATGATTATCAAAGATGGGAAAATCGTAAAAAACACTGCATATGGTTATGCGAAAAAATATGATGGACTAACACCACTGAAACATCCTGAAAAAATGAAGACTACTACAATGTTTGATTTAGCGTCAAACACAAAAATGTATGCGGTTAACTTCGCTTTACAACATCTTGTTAGTTTAGGGAAAATAGACCTAAATTCAACTGTACAATCATATTTTCCAAATTTTAAAGACAAACCAACTGATGTGATTAAAGGGAAGGATACTTTACGCTTAATCGATATTTTACATCACACTGCAGGCTTCCCTGCTGACCCACAATATCATAATCTATCTGTAGCCGGATCTTTATATACACAAGACCGTAATGAAACATTAGAGAAGATCGCTGAAACACCACTTGAATATGTACCTGGTACGAAAAATATTTATAGTGATGTAGATTATATGATCCTTGGTTTTATTATTGAAAAAGTAACTGGTCAACGACTTGACGATTATGTTGAAAATACGATATATAAGCCACTAGGTCTAAAGCACACTATGTTTAATCCGTTGCAAAAAGGATTTAAACCAAAAGATTTTGCGGCAACAGAGCTAGAAGGGAATACTCGTGACGGTGTCATCTCCTTCCCAAATATTCGTACATATACTTTACAAGGTGAAGTTCACGATGAAAAAGCTTATTACTCTATGGGCGGTGTCTCTGGTCACGCGGGACTTTTCTCTACGACAAACGATTTAGCTGTTCTATTACAAGTAATGCTAAACGGAGGTGGATATGGCAAAGTAAAACTATTTGATCAAAAGACTGTTGATCAGTTTACAGCACCTTCCGATTTAAATCCAACTTACGGTTTAGGATGGAGAAGAAATGGTTCTTCTAGTATGGCATCTACATTTGGATTGTACGCAAGTCCAAATGCGATTGGCCATACTGGATGGGTTGGTACTCTGACAATTATCGATCCAGATAATGACTTAGGTATTGTTTTATTGACGAACAAAAAACATTCACCAGTCATTGATCCAGCAACAAATCCGAACAAGTTTGAAGGGGATGACTTTGCTACAGGACAATACAAAGCTGTAGCGACTGCCGTATATGAAGCGTTGTTAAAATAA
- a CDS encoding MerR family transcriptional regulator, which produces MRLTVKDLSSIAGVSIKTLYHYHKIGLLVPFEIGETGYRYYSLNDLDRLQEILFYKELDIPLLEIKNLLDEESNRSTTLEKQLALFEKKINRYEQLIQTVKTSLNYVNKGEKMEKNLMFKGFEREEDWKNALEEQNSYLEETYNVSLDVSAIDVERMNLMAIEAQNFQVKMADFLKAGVKFNDPIVQKVTSTHIQFLNKNGHVISKEDFVNQTKFFLHEDFHRDLLENQQVGLSYYLVAVAENL; this is translated from the coding sequence ATGAGACTAACAGTTAAAGATTTATCAAGTATCGCTGGTGTTTCCATTAAGACACTATACCATTATCATAAAATTGGATTACTAGTTCCTTTTGAAATCGGAGAAACAGGCTACCGTTACTATTCTTTAAATGATCTAGATCGCTTACAGGAAATTCTTTTTTATAAAGAATTAGACATTCCATTGTTAGAAATTAAAAATTTGTTAGATGAAGAATCAAATAGGTCAACTACTCTTGAAAAACAATTAGCTCTTTTTGAGAAAAAAATTAACCGATACGAACAATTAATTCAAACGGTAAAAACGTCATTAAATTATGTAAATAAGGGAGAAAAAATGGAGAAAAATTTAATGTTTAAAGGATTTGAAAGAGAAGAAGATTGGAAAAATGCGCTCGAAGAACAGAATAGTTATTTAGAGGAAACATATAATGTTTCACTGGATGTAAGTGCGATTGATGTTGAAAGAATGAATTTAATGGCAATCGAAGCACAAAATTTCCAAGTCAAAATGGCAGATTTTCTAAAAGCAGGAGTAAAGTTTAACGATCCGATTGTACAGAAAGTAACTTCTACACATATACAATTTTTAAATAAAAATGGACATGTAATTAGTAAAGAGGATTTTGTAAATCAAACAAAGTTTTTCCTGCATGAAGATTTTCATAGAGATTTATTGGAAAATCAACAGGTTGGATTATCTTATTATTTAGTAGCCGTTGCAGAAAATTTATAA
- a CDS encoding cation transporter, with translation MKEFLLLLKKGNKSALLAAIVNAVIAIIKGIGFGMTGSVALFAETMHSAADTANQLFVFSGSALSKKAPTDRFPNGFGRLVNLVLLGAVLIVGIMAYETIVEGIHHIIHPTHSSGLIITLVILAASTVLESFVLFKAMKEINHELGIQPTGFAVVTQAMANMGKAKPATKLVFLEDTVATLGGLLAMIAVIIAYFTPFHQAEGIASVIIGLLMFIVVGKVFLDNAAGVIGESDEEMEDKIGEMVMNDPDVKDIQALTVVKEGEDLHVELEIELDPSLTVAQADDIKDRLEEKIMQENGVTDVIIELDEDDGIQNWAEEHKKSDLIEK, from the coding sequence ATGAAAGAATTTTTACTGCTTTTAAAGAAAGGGAATAAATCTGCATTATTAGCAGCCATAGTTAATGCTGTAATCGCCATAATTAAAGGAATTGGTTTTGGTATGACAGGAAGTGTAGCGCTTTTCGCAGAAACAATGCATAGTGCTGCTGATACAGCAAACCAACTTTTTGTATTTAGTGGCTCTGCACTAAGTAAAAAGGCACCAACGGATCGGTTTCCAAATGGATTTGGCCGACTAGTTAATCTAGTTTTACTTGGAGCCGTATTAATAGTAGGAATTATGGCATATGAAACGATTGTCGAAGGAATTCATCATATCATCCATCCGACACACTCTTCAGGATTAATCATAACTCTTGTTATTTTAGCAGCTTCAACAGTTCTTGAATCATTTGTATTATTTAAAGCGATGAAGGAAATTAATCATGAACTAGGAATTCAACCAACGGGTTTTGCAGTAGTTACCCAAGCGATGGCTAATATGGGAAAGGCTAAACCAGCTACAAAATTAGTGTTCTTAGAAGATACTGTTGCAACGCTTGGCGGTTTACTAGCAATGATTGCGGTAATCATTGCTTACTTTACACCATTTCATCAAGCTGAAGGTATTGCTTCCGTGATCATCGGTCTTTTAATGTTCATAGTAGTTGGAAAGGTATTTCTTGATAATGCTGCTGGTGTAATTGGAGAATCCGACGAAGAAATGGAAGACAAAATCGGCGAAATGGTAATGAACGATCCAGACGTAAAAGATATTCAAGCTCTAACAGTTGTAAAGGAAGGCGAAGATTTACATGTTGAATTGGAAATTGAACTTGACCCTAGTTTAACAGTTGCACAAGCCGATGACATAAAAGACAGATTAGAAGAAAAAATTATGCAAGAAAATGGGGTAACTGACGTAATTATTGAATTAGATGAGGACGACGGGATTCAGAATTGGGCTGAAGAACATAAGAAGTCAGATTTAATTGAGAAATAG
- a CDS encoding GNAT family N-acetyltransferase: MIYSKTDRMIETERLRLRLFKKSDAKEIALMCNNYNVYKSTLSLPNPYTIECALSWIESHEENFKENSKYEFAITDKVTGQLYGAIGISNQKQFKHGEMGYWIAEAYWGNGYASEAAKAVIEFVFKEKDFHRVYARHFASNPASGKVMKNCGMLYEGTMKDHIVKNGRFEDIVLYGIINSRK, from the coding sequence ATGATTTATAGTAAAACAGATAGAATGATCGAGACAGAAAGATTACGTTTACGCTTATTTAAAAAATCAGATGCAAAAGAAATAGCATTGATGTGCAATAATTACAATGTTTATAAGAGTACATTAAGTCTACCAAATCCATACACTATAGAATGTGCTTTATCTTGGATCGAAAGCCACGAGGAAAATTTTAAAGAAAACAGTAAGTATGAATTCGCAATTACAGACAAAGTGACTGGACAATTATACGGAGCAATCGGTATTTCAAATCAAAAGCAATTTAAACATGGTGAAATGGGCTATTGGATTGCCGAGGCATATTGGGGAAACGGATATGCATCCGAAGCAGCTAAAGCAGTCATTGAATTTGTCTTTAAGGAAAAAGATTTTCATAGAGTTTATGCACGTCATTTCGCATCAAACCCAGCATCCGGAAAAGTAATGAAAAATTGTGGAATGCTCTACGAAGGTACAATGAAAGATCATATAGTTAAGAATGGAAGATTTGAAGATATTGTTCTTTATGGCATTATTAATTCGAGGAAATAA
- a CDS encoding matrixin family metalloprotease, with amino-acid sequence MKKIFTSLIVLVCFYTSFSIQIKKSYAYNTFGHKLVNGVGHYGQNRQYYFLDKSIGSEKQKFRDAMEKWIYCTITTPISFRETITKSSSVLDVYKFNTKDEGVAGITYFMYGKKNVDASKTDWYWAYIDLQSDTYSKLTDWKKRLVHAHEIRHAFGLNHTNIYGNLMNPNGNNSTTNIPLNNQFNGINFMYK; translated from the coding sequence ATGAAAAAAATTTTTACAAGTTTAATTGTTTTAGTTTGCTTCTATACGAGTTTCTCTATCCAGATCAAAAAGTCGTATGCCTATAATACCTTCGGCCACAAACTGGTTAATGGTGTAGGTCATTATGGACAAAACAGACAATATTATTTTCTAGATAAATCAATTGGTTCAGAAAAACAAAAATTTAGGGATGCAATGGAAAAATGGATTTATTGTACTATTACAACCCCTATTTCTTTTAGAGAAACTATAACCAAATCATCTTCTGTTCTTGATGTATATAAATTTAATACAAAGGACGAAGGAGTAGCTGGTATCACATATTTTATGTATGGAAAGAAAAATGTTGATGCCTCCAAAACTGATTGGTACTGGGCATATATAGATTTACAATCTGATACTTATAGTAAATTAACAGATTGGAAAAAAAGATTGGTTCATGCGCATGAGATAAGACATGCATTCGGTTTAAACCACACAAATATTTATGGTAATTTAATGAACCCAAATGGGAACAATTCAACTACCAATATTCCTTTAAATAATCAATTTAACGGTATAAATTTTATGTATAAATAA
- a CDS encoding sigma-70 family RNA polymerase sigma factor → MEGLKLQDYSLVKRAIKGDKEAFLSIMHEHKLSLYKTALAYLKNKDEAIEAIQEVTFRAYQNIKTLREPSYVKTWLIRIMINYCQDYIKKNKRVTFDDEYIMQQGTNEDYQSIEIEEAMSRLDETQRQLLHLKYFHDVKIKDIAIMWNRPEGTVKTWLNKALSSLRGILEEKGENGRV, encoded by the coding sequence ATGGAGGGATTGAAATTGCAGGATTATAGTCTAGTGAAAAGGGCTATCAAAGGCGATAAAGAGGCATTTTTATCAATTATGCATGAGCATAAATTGTCATTATATAAAACTGCGCTTGCTTATTTGAAAAATAAAGATGAGGCGATTGAAGCAATTCAAGAAGTAACGTTCCGCGCCTATCAAAATATTAAAACATTGAGAGAACCAAGTTATGTAAAAACATGGCTTATTCGAATTATGATTAATTATTGTCAGGATTATATTAAGAAAAATAAAAGAGTAACTTTCGACGATGAATATATTATGCAGCAAGGAACGAACGAAGACTATCAATCTATTGAGATTGAAGAAGCAATGTCCAGGCTCGATGAAACACAGCGACAGCTATTACATTTAAAATATTTTCACGATGTAAAAATCAAAGATATTGCAATTATGTGGAATCGCCCAGAAGGTACAGTGAAGACCTGGTTAAATAAAGCATTGAGTTCATTACGTGGAATCCTTGAAGAGAAAGGAGAAAATGGCCGTGTTTGA
- a CDS encoding DUF4179 domain-containing protein, with the protein MFEKEENELKDWKQKYENIDLPIDEIDEAIQIGFQRGKDSNKIHKQKRMTKILYTLAASIFIFGILAGIRVSPTFADYITKVPGMEKIVEMIRERDDKGLLAAVENKYAQKINVSQEKNGVKVTIDSVIADEQQIVVFYTINDKSKKQNFEINVANLISADGKELPVNGVSFEGPNEYKGSHTSTVECEFNQPYEQKDFKLVLKVKTEEQTEEFSIPFSIKKHEKTNQIYKINKTVVIDGQKIKIKKLTIFPLRVAMNVEMDQSNTKKILDFPDIRLVDQNGEVWSKIRNGTSAEGGDSNKIYYLQSNYFKEPKELYLVINGLQAIDKGDDYLVVDTEKQQILKQPKGNYLTDLKKDGETMFFTLNTKKEFNYSMFGGSFIDAKGKEIEINESYSGFSEDNKQIMGFKISSSQKYTNPIKIKLNFFPSYIKGEIKIRVK; encoded by the coding sequence GTGTTTGAAAAAGAAGAAAATGAACTAAAAGATTGGAAACAGAAATACGAAAACATTGATCTACCAATTGATGAAATTGATGAGGCAATACAAATTGGTTTTCAAAGAGGAAAAGATAGCAATAAAATACATAAACAGAAGCGAATGACTAAGATTTTGTATACTCTTGCTGCTTCGATATTTATATTTGGGATTCTCGCTGGTATTCGTGTATCTCCAACTTTTGCTGATTATATTACGAAAGTTCCAGGTATGGAGAAAATCGTTGAGATGATTCGTGAGAGAGATGATAAAGGATTACTAGCAGCTGTCGAAAATAAATATGCTCAAAAGATTAATGTATCTCAAGAAAAGAACGGTGTTAAAGTTACAATTGATTCTGTTATTGCTGATGAACAACAAATTGTGGTGTTTTATACGATTAACGATAAATCAAAAAAGCAAAATTTTGAAATAAATGTAGCGAACCTTATATCGGCAGATGGAAAAGAATTACCTGTAAACGGTGTATCGTTTGAAGGTCCTAATGAATATAAAGGCTCACATACTAGCACAGTTGAATGCGAATTTAATCAGCCTTATGAGCAAAAAGATTTTAAATTAGTTTTAAAAGTTAAGACTGAAGAACAAACAGAAGAGTTTTCTATTCCATTTTCAATAAAAAAACATGAAAAAACGAATCAAATATACAAAATAAATAAAACCGTCGTAATTGATGGACAAAAAATTAAAATAAAGAAACTTACAATTTTTCCACTTCGAGTAGCTATGAACGTTGAAATGGATCAATCAAATACTAAGAAAATTTTAGACTTCCCAGACATTCGACTTGTCGATCAAAATGGTGAAGTATGGTCTAAAATAAGAAATGGTACGTCTGCTGAAGGAGGAGATAGTAATAAAATTTACTATCTTCAAAGTAATTACTTTAAGGAACCAAAAGAATTATATTTGGTCATAAATGGGCTTCAGGCTATTGATAAGGGAGATGATTATCTTGTAGTTGATACTGAGAAACAACAAATTCTGAAACAGCCAAAAGGTAATTATTTAACTGACTTAAAAAAAGATGGAGAAACTATGTTTTTCACTTTAAATACAAAAAAGGAATTTAATTACTCAATGTTTGGCGGAAGTTTCATTGATGCAAAAGGAAAAGAGATTGAAATTAACGAATCCTATTCAGGATTTTCAGAGGATAATAAGCAAATAATGGGCTTTAAGATTTCTTCAAGTCAAAAGTATACGAATCCGATTAAAATAAAACTTAATTTTTTCCCTTCATACATTAAAGGCGAAATTAAGATCAGAGTTAAATGA
- a CDS encoding patatin-like phospholipase family protein gives MKLDGIFEGGGVRGIGHVGAICALEETGYEWARLAGTSAGAIVAALLASGYTGKELKVIMESLNYKKFITKTWLHYLPLIGLALNVLFKNGLYKNDFEEEWLDSLLSRKGIRFFDDLEEGKLKIIISDISNGKMVVLPDDLPEYGLTTKDITIAQAVRMSGTIPFFFQPIKLKTPYFNYPILLVDGGILSNFPIWIFDDHQDWPTFGFRLIDDEIIGKPLEGHTPISFYKSIFITMRQAHDLRHLTAEVNERTIKIPTGDISSTDFYLTKKEKEALFTNGYQSAKKFLTTWDFEKFKHNYPSEPICNKVNSF, from the coding sequence ATGAAATTAGATGGCATCTTTGAAGGCGGAGGAGTTCGAGGTATTGGACATGTTGGCGCTATTTGTGCCTTAGAAGAAACAGGATATGAATGGGCACGTTTAGCTGGCACTTCTGCAGGCGCAATTGTAGCTGCTCTTCTAGCAAGTGGTTATACTGGAAAAGAATTAAAAGTAATTATGGAAAGTCTAAATTATAAGAAATTTATTACAAAAACATGGTTACACTATTTACCCTTAATAGGATTAGCTTTAAATGTCTTATTTAAAAATGGATTATATAAAAATGACTTTGAAGAAGAATGGTTGGATTCTTTATTATCTAGAAAAGGTATTCGCTTTTTCGATGATCTAGAAGAAGGAAAACTAAAAATCATTATCTCTGATATTAGTAATGGCAAAATGGTAGTTTTACCTGATGATCTACCTGAATATGGCTTAACTACGAAAGATATTACAATCGCTCAAGCAGTTAGAATGAGTGGTACAATCCCCTTTTTCTTTCAACCAATTAAATTAAAAACTCCTTACTTTAATTACCCAATTTTACTCGTCGATGGTGGTATACTAAGTAATTTTCCAATTTGGATTTTTGACGACCATCAAGATTGGCCAACATTTGGTTTTCGTTTAATAGATGATGAAATTATCGGTAAACCGCTAGAAGGCCATACCCCTATCTCTTTTTACAAATCTATCTTTATAACGATGAGACAAGCACATGATCTACGACATCTAACAGCAGAAGTAAACGAACGAACAATAAAAATCCCTACAGGTGACATCTCAAGCACTGATTTTTATTTAACTAAAAAAGAAAAAGAAGCACTTTTCACAAATGGATACCAGTCAGCTAAAAAATTTCTTACGACTTGGGATTTTGAAAAGTTTAAACACAATTATCCTTCTGAGCCCATTTGTAATAAAGTGAATAGTTTTTAA
- a CDS encoding alpha/beta-type small acid-soluble spore protein — MANRSSNQYVSSNAESAIEQMKYEIATEFGVHLGPDSTSRANGSVGGEITKRLVQMAEQSLGGYSR, encoded by the coding sequence ATGGCAAACAGATCTTCAAATCAATACGTTTCATCAAATGCTGAATCTGCAATTGAGCAAATGAAATATGAAATTGCAACAGAATTTGGAGTACATTTAGGTCCAGATTCAACGTCTCGTGCAAATGGTTCAGTAGGTGGAGAGATTACAAAACGTTTAGTTCAAATGGCTGAACAAAGTCTCGGTGGCTATTCAAGATAA
- a CDS encoding AbrB family transcriptional regulator: protein MKSTGIIRKLDDLGRIVLPKELRITMNLGNNAPFEIHFEDGMIILTKYDETSGLSGIVRRLDDLGRIVLPKELRNMLNLNKYEPFEVFVDEDKIILKQFVASNACMVTGVVDENNFSFDSGKIIVSKNGAEILIKELQEFIAK, encoded by the coding sequence ATGAAATCAACTGGAATTATTAGAAAGCTAGATGATCTAGGTAGAATCGTTCTACCAAAAGAACTGAGAATTACAATGAATTTAGGGAATAACGCTCCATTTGAAATTCATTTTGAAGACGGGATGATTATTCTTACGAAGTATGATGAAACGTCAGGGCTAAGTGGTATCGTCAGAAGACTTGACGACTTAGGAAGAATTGTCCTACCAAAAGAATTAAGAAATATGTTAAACCTAAATAAATATGAACCCTTTGAGGTGTTCGTTGATGAAGATAAAATTATCCTTAAACAATTTGTTGCATCTAATGCTTGTATGGTAACTGGTGTTGTTGATGAAAATAATTTTTCGTTTGATAGCGGCAAGATTATAGTTAGTAAAAATGGTGCAGAAATACTTATAAAAGAATTACAAGAATTCATTGCTAAATAA
- a CDS encoding SDR family oxidoreductase: MKIFVTGATGYVGTAVVQELISAGHKIVGLTRSENGAAKLKEAGAEVHRGDLNDLESIYSGAVAADGVIHLAFNNDFSDFANSLKTDLSVIETIGKALEGTGKPFVTTAHFNGTASDNAVIALGNRGVRSSVVSLAPSVHGIGDKGFVPSLINIAREKGFSAYIDEGSNHWTAIHRLDAARLYRLALEKAPGGTLLDGVADEAVPFRDIATVIGNKLNLPVVSISPEKAIEHFGFLGTIASVDIPRSSVQTQELLDWQPIHPSLLDDLENGHYFKN; the protein is encoded by the coding sequence ATGAAAATATTTGTAACTGGAGCAACAGGATACGTCGGTACTGCTGTTGTACAAGAACTAATTAGTGCAGGTCATAAAATTGTCGGGCTAACTCGATCTGAAAATGGTGCGGCGAAACTAAAAGAAGCCGGTGCTGAGGTGCATCGAGGTGATCTTAACGATCTTGAAAGCATTTATAGTGGTGCCGTCGCTGCTGACGGTGTAATCCATTTAGCGTTTAATAATGATTTCTCAGATTTTGCTAACTCGCTAAAAACTGATTTAAGCGTCATCGAGACAATCGGAAAAGCATTAGAAGGAACTGGAAAGCCATTTGTGACCACTGCTCACTTCAACGGAACGGCATCAGATAATGCAGTGATTGCTCTAGGAAATAGAGGTGTAAGATCTTCAGTCGTGTCACTTGCTCCTTCCGTACATGGTATTGGTGACAAGGGCTTTGTTCCTAGTTTAATCAATATAGCACGTGAAAAAGGTTTTTCTGCCTATATCGATGAGGGATCAAATCACTGGACAGCTATTCACCGACTTGATGCCGCACGTCTGTACCGCCTTGCATTAGAAAAAGCTCCTGGCGGTACACTTCTAGATGGAGTGGCAGATGAAGCAGTGCCATTTCGTGACATAGCAACAGTCATAGGTAATAAACTAAATCTACCAGTTGTCAGCATTTCACCAGAAAAAGCAATTGAGCACTTTGGGTTTCTAGGTACGATCGCTTCTGTCGACATCCCTAGATCAAGCGTACAAACTCAAGAACTTTTAGATTGGCAGCCAATTCATCCAAGTTTACTAGATGATCTTGAAAATGGTCACTATTTTAAAAATTGA
- a CDS encoding MerR family transcriptional regulator, translated as MRINELANKMDLTVHTIRFYEKEGLLDSRHVQREKNNYRNYSDEAIERLKLIKKFQNVGCSLIELKEILQDKDENTRTNQERIEWISQKIAEVEQMRNEYDQMLVTLNIMLEYRKSLDNKPK; from the coding sequence TTGAGGATTAATGAGTTAGCTAATAAAATGGATTTAACAGTCCACACTATTCGCTTTTATGAAAAGGAAGGCTTGTTGGATAGTCGTCACGTACAAAGAGAAAAAAATAACTATCGTAATTATTCAGACGAAGCGATTGAACGCCTGAAACTCATAAAAAAATTTCAAAATGTGGGCTGTTCTTTAATTGAATTAAAAGAAATCTTACAGGATAAGGATGAAAATACTCGTACTAATCAAGAAAGAATTGAATGGATTTCTCAAAAAATAGCTGAGGTCGAACAGATGCGAAATGAATATGATCAAATGCTTGTTACACTAAATATAATGCTTGAATATAGAAAGTCATTGGATAATAAGCCTAAATAG